One segment of Candidatus Latescibacterota bacterium DNA contains the following:
- the gcvH gene encoding glycine cleavage system protein GcvH has product MVPEESKFTKDHEWVFVEDEIATIGISDYATGELGDIVYVELPEVDTEVQQLDPIGTIEAVKTVAELFSPVSGTIVEINDAIMENPETVNSSPFGDGWFIKIKMDDPGELDALFSYSEYQEFLGEQTE; this is encoded by the coding sequence AGGATCATGAATGGGTATTCGTGGAAGACGAGATCGCCACTATCGGGATCAGTGACTACGCGACGGGTGAACTCGGAGATATCGTATATGTCGAGCTTCCTGAAGTGGACACGGAGGTTCAGCAGCTTGATCCCATCGGAACTATAGAAGCCGTAAAGACTGTTGCAGAACTTTTCTCGCCGGTCAGTGGTACGATAGTGGAGATCAATGACGCGATCATGGAAAATCCCGAGACTGTCAACTCCAGTCCTTTCGGGGACGGCTGGTTCATCAAGATCAAGATGGATGATCCGGGCGAGTTGGACGCGTTGTTCAGTTATAGCGAGTACCAGGAATTCCTGGGAGAACAGACAGAATAG